The Kaustia mangrovi genome has a segment encoding these proteins:
- a CDS encoding GntR family transcriptional regulator — protein sequence MAGQDAMAAPDGADRESAAERAYVALREMAMVYRFAPGERLNEGTLAHALNVSRTPLREALNRLVSEGLVVADPGRGFRARPLDVKEVFDLYETRLALECFIAQLACERATSQGLDEIDAYLDESVKAHDSASVDRLVRLDEGFHERVAQLTGNGELARMLSGIDARIHFFRWVDMRGRRATTQAEHRAVLAAIRARNAPKARAVMRDHITRRLDQIVDGIRQGYASLYMGEGPASTDDDRETT from the coding sequence ATGGCCGGACAGGACGCCATGGCGGCACCGGACGGGGCGGACAGGGAAAGCGCCGCCGAGCGCGCCTATGTGGCCTTGCGCGAGATGGCCATGGTCTACCGCTTCGCGCCGGGCGAACGGCTCAATGAGGGTACGCTCGCCCATGCGCTGAACGTCAGCCGCACGCCCCTGCGCGAGGCCCTGAACCGCCTCGTCTCGGAAGGGCTCGTCGTCGCGGATCCCGGACGCGGCTTCCGCGCCCGCCCGCTCGACGTGAAGGAGGTCTTCGATCTCTACGAGACGCGGCTGGCGCTCGAATGCTTCATCGCGCAACTGGCCTGCGAACGCGCCACATCCCAGGGTCTCGACGAGATCGACGCCTATCTCGACGAGAGCGTGAAGGCGCATGACAGCGCCTCCGTCGACCGGCTCGTGCGCCTCGACGAGGGCTTCCACGAGCGCGTGGCCCAGCTCACGGGCAACGGGGAACTGGCGCGCATGCTCTCAGGCATCGATGCGCGCATCCATTTTTTCCGATGGGTGGACATGCGCGGACGGCGCGCCACGACGCAAGCCGAGCACCGCGCCGTCCTCGCCGCCATCCGCGCGCGCAACGCACCCAAGGCCCGCGCCGTCATGCGCGACCACATCACCCGCCGCCTCGACCAGATCGTCGATGGCATCAGGCAAGGCTATGCCAGCCTCTATATGGGCGAAGGCCCCGCCTCGACGGACGACGACAGGGAGACGACATGA
- a CDS encoding SDR family oxidoreductase, which yields MTEPATLVTGASRGIGRAIADYLAERGHTVVGLARSAPGGDFPGHFIHADLADEAATRAALDEVAGRFRVTRLVNNAGIFREGRIGEATVADLDGMTAINLRAPLLAMQACLPAMRAAEFGRIVNLGSRASLGKEGRGLYGATKAGLLGLTRNAALELAREGITVNCVAPGPIETDMFARGNPPGSPSREAIEATIPTRRLGSPVEVAAACAYFLSEEAGFTTGQVLYVCGGLTVGAAPI from the coding sequence ATGACGGAGCCGGCGACACTCGTCACGGGCGCAAGCCGCGGCATCGGCCGCGCCATTGCGGACTATCTTGCGGAGCGGGGCCACACGGTCGTGGGCCTCGCCCGGTCCGCGCCCGGGGGCGATTTCCCGGGCCACTTCATACATGCCGACCTCGCCGACGAGGCCGCCACGCGGGCAGCGCTCGACGAGGTGGCGGGCCGCTTTCGCGTGACGCGGCTCGTCAACAATGCCGGCATCTTTCGCGAGGGACGGATCGGCGAGGCGACGGTCGCCGATCTTGACGGCATGACGGCGATCAATCTGCGTGCGCCGTTGCTCGCCATGCAGGCCTGCCTGCCGGCCATGCGTGCGGCGGAGTTCGGCCGTATCGTCAATCTCGGCAGCCGTGCCTCCCTCGGCAAGGAGGGCAGGGGGCTCTATGGCGCGACGAAGGCCGGGCTCCTGGGGCTCACCCGCAATGCGGCGCTGGAACTCGCGCGCGAGGGCATCACGGTGAACTGCGTCGCGCCCGGCCCCATCGAGACCGACATGTTCGCCAGGGGCAATCCGCCGGGCTCGCCGTCCCGCGAGGCGATCGAGGCGACCATCCCGACCCGCCGGCTCGGCAGCCCGGTCGAGGTGGCCGCGGCCTGCGCCTATTTCCTGTCGGAAGAGGCGGGCTTCACCACCGGCCAGGTGCTCTATGTCTGCGGCGGCCTCACGGTTGGCGCGGCGCCCATATAG
- a CDS encoding DUF4387 domain-containing protein, whose product MTKTRLSELAKTIRSKNAGTDKITFDIIFREREAYETVKRSGAVSRDAMARLFGIDEARITDFVEYDPAYAIKFTILRRRPSGSPGDPDIFGAQQYAPLLDVEVETA is encoded by the coding sequence ATGACCAAGACCAGGCTGTCCGAGCTTGCCAAGACCATCCGCAGCAAGAACGCGGGCACCGACAAGATCACCTTCGACATCATCTTCCGCGAGCGCGAGGCCTATGAGACGGTCAAGCGCTCCGGGGCCGTGTCGCGCGATGCCATGGCCAGGCTGTTCGGAATCGACGAGGCGCGGATCACCGATTTCGTCGAGTACGATCCGGCCTACGCGATCAAGTTCACGATCCTTCGGCGGCGTCCGAGCGGAAGCCCCGGCGATCCGGATATCTTCGGCGCCCAGCAATACGCCCCCCTCCTCGATGTGGAGGTGGAGACGGCGTGA
- a CDS encoding acetyl-CoA C-acyltransferase family protein yields MADLQDVVILSGTRTGIGDFGGGLKDVPPSRLGALVIAEAAKRAGLPVGDVEHVVMGQVIQSEPRDMYLARVAALKAGVSERAPALTLNRLCGSGLQAIVSAAQMIRLGECATAVAGGAESMSRAPYTLPAARWGQKMGDAPLLDTLLTALNDPFGHGHMGITAENVAERYGIGRAEQDAFSVESHRRAAHAIAEGRFADQIVPVEIETRKGTVVFDTDEHVRADVTQEDVASLKPAFKRDGTVTPGNASGINDGAGAVVLMAAEDAKARGLTPLARIVSWGHAGVAPEVMGLGPIHAVPQALKRAGLAIGDIDVVESNEAFAVQACAVARDLGFDADRTNPNGGAVALGHPVGATGAILTVKALYELARTGGRYGLVTMCIGGGQGIAMVIERLE; encoded by the coding sequence ATGGCAGATCTTCAGGATGTGGTGATCCTGTCCGGCACGCGCACCGGCATAGGCGATTTCGGCGGCGGGCTGAAGGATGTGCCGCCCTCAAGGCTCGGCGCGCTGGTCATCGCGGAGGCCGCGAAGCGTGCGGGGCTCCCGGTCGGCGATGTGGAGCACGTGGTGATGGGCCAGGTGATCCAGAGCGAGCCGCGCGACATGTATCTCGCCCGCGTCGCGGCGCTTAAGGCGGGCGTGTCGGAGCGCGCGCCCGCCCTCACCCTCAACCGGCTGTGCGGCTCCGGGCTCCAGGCCATCGTCTCCGCCGCCCAGATGATCCGGCTCGGCGAGTGCGCGACGGCCGTCGCCGGCGGCGCGGAGAGCATGAGCCGCGCGCCCTACACCCTGCCCGCCGCGCGCTGGGGCCAGAAGATGGGCGACGCGCCGCTGCTCGACACGCTTCTCACCGCGCTCAACGACCCCTTCGGCCACGGCCATATGGGGATCACCGCGGAGAATGTGGCGGAGCGCTACGGGATCGGCCGGGCGGAACAGGACGCCTTCTCGGTGGAAAGCCACCGCCGCGCCGCGCACGCCATCGCCGAAGGCCGCTTCGCCGACCAGATCGTCCCCGTGGAGATCGAGACCCGCAAGGGCACCGTCGTCTTCGACACCGACGAGCATGTGCGCGCCGACGTGACACAGGAGGACGTCGCGAGCCTCAAGCCCGCCTTCAAGCGCGACGGCACGGTGACGCCCGGCAATGCCAGCGGCATCAATGACGGGGCCGGCGCGGTCGTGCTGATGGCGGCGGAGGACGCGAAGGCGCGCGGCCTGACGCCGCTTGCCCGCATCGTGTCCTGGGGCCATGCGGGGGTGGCGCCGGAGGTCATGGGGCTCGGCCCCATCCATGCCGTACCGCAGGCGCTTAAGCGCGCCGGCCTCGCCATCGGCGACATCGACGTGGTGGAAAGCAACGAGGCCTTCGCCGTCCAGGCCTGCGCGGTCGCGCGCGACCTGGGCTTCGATGCGGACCGGACCAACCCCAATGGCGGCGCCGTCGCGCTCGGCCATCCCGTCGGCGCGACGGGCGCCATCCTCACCGTCAAGGCGCTGTACGAGCTCGCCCGCACGGGCGGGCGCTACGGCCTCGTGACCATGTGCATCGGCGGCGGCCAGGGCATCGCCATGGTGATCGAGCGGCTGGAGTAG
- a CDS encoding SDR family NAD(P)-dependent oxidoreductase gives MFDLRDNVMLITGSSRGIGRAIAEHAAQAGARVVISSRKQEACDAVAESIRAAGGEAIAVAANAGRKDELEALVDRTLDEWGRIDTLVCNAAINPHYGPLETIEDAAWDKIMGTNVRSNLWLANMVLPLMAERGGGAMILLSSVAGMRGCMNIGAYGISKTADIGLARTLAVQWGARNIRVNAICPGIVETDFARALWEDPAVAEPSIEATALKRLGRPDDIAGVALFLASPAAHYVTGTTIVADGGMTATINM, from the coding sequence ATGTTCGATCTTCGCGACAACGTCATGCTGATTACGGGCTCGAGCCGCGGCATCGGCCGGGCCATCGCCGAACACGCCGCACAAGCCGGCGCCAGGGTGGTGATCTCCAGCCGCAAGCAGGAGGCCTGCGACGCGGTGGCCGAGAGCATCCGCGCCGCGGGCGGCGAGGCCATCGCCGTGGCCGCCAATGCCGGCCGCAAGGACGAGCTCGAGGCGCTCGTCGACCGCACGCTCGACGAATGGGGCCGCATCGACACGCTGGTGTGCAATGCCGCCATCAATCCCCATTACGGACCTCTGGAGACCATCGAGGACGCGGCCTGGGACAAGATCATGGGCACCAATGTGCGCTCCAATCTCTGGCTCGCCAATATGGTGCTGCCATTGATGGCCGAGCGCGGCGGCGGCGCGATGATCCTGCTTTCCTCCGTCGCCGGCATGCGCGGCTGCATGAATATCGGCGCCTACGGCATCTCCAAGACGGCCGATATCGGGCTTGCCCGCACGCTCGCCGTGCAGTGGGGCGCCCGCAACATCCGCGTCAACGCCATCTGCCCCGGCATCGTGGAGACGGACTTCGCCCGCGCGCTCTGGGAGGACCCGGCGGTCGCCGAACCGTCCATAGAGGCGACGGCGCTGAAACGGCTCGGCAGGCCCGACGACATTGCCGGCGTCGCCCTGTTCCTCGCCTCCCCCGCCGCGCACTATGTCACCGGCACGACCATCGTCGCCGATGGCGGCATGACCGCGACAATCAACATGTAA
- a CDS encoding N-formylglutamate amidohydrolase, which produces MLLGPGEPSAVTLVNGEADSRLVLVCEHASPRIPRALGTLGLSETELERHIAWDIGARAVAERMAHRLGAPLFVQNYSRLVCDCNRNTTARDFIPDVSERTAIPGNRGLSESDIAQRVDEIFTPFHAAIAAHMDALTARRGDAVFVTVHSFTPVFKDVERPWHVGVLFNRDPLFSPLAVELLRAQGGLAVGVNEPYVMSDETDYTVPVHGEARGVPSVEFEIRNDLVRTAAGQEDWADRLSRVVEAAIARMDAMGAEPAKDAR; this is translated from the coding sequence ATGCTGCTCGGCCCCGGCGAACCGTCGGCCGTAACCCTCGTCAATGGCGAGGCGGACAGCCGCCTCGTGCTCGTCTGCGAACATGCGAGCCCGCGCATCCCCCGCGCGCTCGGCACGCTGGGCCTGTCGGAGACGGAGCTCGAGCGCCACATCGCCTGGGATATCGGCGCGCGCGCGGTCGCCGAGCGCATGGCGCACCGCCTCGGCGCGCCGCTCTTCGTGCAGAACTATTCCCGCCTCGTGTGCGACTGCAACCGCAACACGACGGCCCGGGATTTCATCCCCGACGTCAGCGAACGGACGGCCATTCCCGGCAATCGCGGCCTGTCGGAGAGCGATATCGCACAGCGCGTGGACGAGATATTCACCCCGTTCCACGCCGCCATCGCCGCCCATATGGACGCCCTCACCGCCCGGCGCGGCGACGCGGTGTTCGTCACCGTCCACAGCTTCACGCCCGTCTTCAAGGATGTCGAGCGGCCGTGGCATGTCGGCGTCCTGTTCAACCGGGACCCGCTCTTCTCGCCGCTCGCGGTGGAGCTCCTGCGCGCGCAGGGCGGGCTCGCGGTCGGGGTCAACGAGCCCTATGTCATGTCCGACGAGACCGACTACACGGTCCCCGTCCATGGCGAGGCGCGCGGTGTGCCCTCCGTCGAATTCGAGATCCGCAACGATCTCGTGCGCACGGCCGCCGGCCAGGAAGACTGGGCGGACCGGCTCTCCCGCGTCGTGGAGGCGGCCATCGCCCGCATGGACGCCATGGGGGCGGAACCGGCGAAGGATGCGCGCTAG
- a CDS encoding SDR family NAD(P)-dependent oxidoreductase: MTITADLAGKRALVTGGASGIGFAAARLLAQCGAAVAVNHLADDPRGDDAAGQLRADGATALAVAGDVSDPGDAARMVGEAVEALGGLDILINNAGTPGAREPIAFSDLDAMTEEFWSKLISTNLIGPFRCVKAAAPALKASRGVVVSTASIAGLGKAGSSLAYAASKAGLVNLTRNLAQALAPEVRVNAVAPGLTRTPWTDVWPQERKDRSVANTMLQRMVEPEDIAETMLFLCAQGAITGQTVVVDCGRLG; encoded by the coding sequence ATGACGATCACGGCAGATCTGGCAGGCAAGCGCGCTCTGGTGACGGGCGGCGCATCGGGGATCGGTTTCGCCGCCGCGCGGCTTCTGGCGCAATGCGGTGCGGCCGTCGCGGTCAACCATCTCGCCGACGATCCGCGCGGGGACGATGCGGCCGGCCAGCTGCGCGCGGACGGCGCGACGGCGCTCGCGGTCGCCGGCGACGTCTCCGATCCCGGCGATGCCGCGCGCATGGTGGGCGAGGCGGTGGAGGCGCTCGGCGGCCTCGATATCCTCATCAACAATGCCGGCACGCCCGGCGCGCGCGAGCCGATCGCCTTCTCCGATCTCGACGCGATGACGGAGGAGTTCTGGAGCAAACTCATCTCCACCAATCTCATCGGTCCGTTCCGCTGCGTGAAGGCCGCCGCGCCCGCGCTGAAGGCCTCGCGCGGGGTGGTGGTGAGCACCGCCTCCATCGCCGGGCTCGGCAAGGCGGGAAGCTCGCTGGCCTATGCGGCGAGCAAGGCGGGTCTCGTCAATCTCACGCGCAATCTCGCCCAGGCGCTGGCGCCCGAGGTCCGCGTCAACGCCGTGGCGCCGGGCCTGACCCGCACGCCCTGGACCGATGTGTGGCCCCAGGAGCGCAAGGACCGCTCGGTCGCCAACACCATGCTCCAGCGCATGGTCGAGCCGGAGGATATTGCGGAGACCATGCTGTTCCTGTGCGCGCAAGGCGCGATCACCGGCCAGACCGTGGTGGTCGATTGCGGGCGGCTTGGCTGA
- a CDS encoding sigma-54 interaction domain-containing protein encodes MAHYQGELIGEHSSIEGVRRLIGRVAASPSRTVLIYGETGTGKGLVARMLHEQSARARNEFVDVNCAAIPSSLLESELFGHERGAFTGASAKKTGLVEAANRGTIFLDEIREMDLMLQAKLLSLLDTQRFRRVGAVRPIEVDVRFIAATNKILLSEVTAGHFREDLYYRLQVIAINIPPLRERGDDVLILAEHFIRKLNARYDRSITGLSGEVESVFKAYPWPGNVRELENLLERIFILEDDNRVLARHLPDRILRTVRAGTARVLPATEGPARTGHGEEYDFRAATAAFQRELIEKALMHAEGSVAAAAQQLGLSRHALRHQMIKLGLRA; translated from the coding sequence ATGGCGCATTATCAGGGCGAGTTGATCGGCGAGCATTCCAGCATCGAAGGCGTGCGCCGCCTCATAGGCCGCGTTGCCGCCAGCCCGTCGCGCACGGTCCTCATCTATGGCGAGACCGGCACGGGCAAGGGGCTCGTTGCGCGCATGCTGCACGAGCAATCGGCCCGCGCGCGCAACGAGTTCGTCGACGTCAACTGTGCGGCGATCCCGTCCAGCCTTCTGGAATCGGAGCTTTTCGGCCATGAGCGCGGCGCCTTCACGGGCGCGTCGGCGAAGAAGACCGGCCTTGTGGAGGCGGCCAATCGCGGCACGATCTTCCTGGACGAGATCCGCGAGATGGACCTGATGCTGCAGGCCAAGCTGCTCAGCCTTCTCGACACGCAGCGCTTCCGGCGCGTGGGGGCGGTGCGCCCCATCGAGGTGGATGTCCGCTTCATCGCCGCGACCAACAAGATCCTGCTGTCGGAGGTCACGGCCGGCCATTTCCGGGAGGATCTCTACTATCGCCTGCAGGTGATCGCGATCAACATTCCGCCCCTGCGCGAGAGGGGCGACGATGTGCTCATCCTCGCCGAACATTTCATACGCAAGCTCAATGCGCGCTATGACCGCTCGATCACGGGGCTGAGCGGGGAGGTGGAAAGCGTCTTCAAGGCCTATCCCTGGCCCGGCAATGTGCGGGAGCTGGAGAACCTCCTGGAGCGCATCTTCATTCTGGAGGACGACAATCGGGTGCTCGCCAGGCATCTGCCCGACCGTATCCTGCGGACGGTGCGGGCTGGAACCGCCCGCGTTCTGCCCGCCACGGAAGGGCCGGCCCGGACTGGGCACGGGGAGGAGTACGATTTTCGCGCCGCCACGGCCGCGTTCCAGCGCGAGCTCATCGAGAAGGCCCTCATGCACGCCGAGGGCAGCGTGGCGGCTGCCGCGCAGCAGCTCGGCCTCAGCCGCCATGCCCTGCGCCATCAGATGATCAAGCTCGGGCTGCGCGCGTGA
- a CDS encoding DMT family transporter, with product MTTPQSVNRSMTPFEWAMLVTLSVLWGGSFFFVGVAVADLPPLTIVVARVALAALALHIVLAVMGARLPGNREVWMAFAGMGFLNNVVPFTLIVWGQTHIASGLASILNATTPLFTVIVAHGLTSDEKMTPGRLLGVAVGFAGVAIMVGGGALGTLGVDVLAQLAVLAAALSYAFAGVFGRRFRTLGVPPLATATGQVTASSLMLLPVMLIVDEPWTLAMPSAGTVAAVVGLALVSTALAYILYFRILQTAGATNLLLVTFLIPVSAILLGVFALGETLLPRQMVGMALIGFGLAAVDGRIGRAIWAPRQP from the coding sequence ATGACCACACCTCAGTCCGTCAACCGGTCGATGACGCCGTTCGAATGGGCGATGCTCGTTACCCTGTCCGTCCTGTGGGGCGGCTCCTTCTTCTTTGTCGGCGTGGCGGTCGCGGACCTGCCGCCGCTGACCATCGTAGTGGCGCGCGTGGCGCTCGCCGCGCTGGCGCTTCACATCGTGCTCGCCGTCATGGGCGCGCGCCTGCCCGGCAACCGCGAGGTCTGGATGGCGTTTGCCGGCATGGGCTTCCTCAACAATGTCGTCCCCTTCACACTCATCGTCTGGGGCCAGACGCATATTGCCAGCGGCCTCGCCTCGATCCTCAACGCGACCACGCCGCTCTTCACCGTGATCGTCGCCCACGGGCTCACCTCAGACGAGAAGATGACGCCGGGGCGCCTCCTCGGCGTGGCCGTGGGGTTCGCAGGCGTCGCGATCATGGTCGGCGGCGGCGCGCTCGGCACGCTGGGGGTCGATGTGCTGGCCCAGCTCGCGGTACTGGCCGCCGCGCTCTCCTATGCCTTTGCGGGCGTGTTCGGCCGGCGGTTCAGGACGCTGGGCGTCCCTCCGCTCGCCACCGCGACCGGCCAGGTGACCGCCTCCAGCCTCATGCTCCTGCCGGTCATGCTGATCGTCGACGAGCCCTGGACCCTGGCCATGCCGTCGGCCGGAACGGTCGCCGCCGTGGTGGGGCTCGCCCTCGTCTCCACCGCGCTCGCCTATATTCTCTATTTCCGGATCCTCCAGACGGCGGGCGCGACCAACCTCCTGCTCGTCACCTTCCTCATTCCGGTGAGCGCCATCCTGCTCGGCGTCTTCGCGCTCGGAGAGACGCTCCTGCCGAGGCAGATGGTCGGCATGGCGCTGATCGGCTTCGGGCTCGCCGCCGTCGACGGCCGGATCGGGCGCGCTATATGGGCGCCGCGCCAACCGTGA
- a CDS encoding thiamine pyrophosphate-binding protein, with the protein MNRLSGAEALVRMLQLHGVEVIFGLCGDTSLPFYDALHRLDHGMRHVLTRDERSAAYMADVYARVTGKVGVCEGPSGGGATYILPGVVEANESSVALLAITTDIGVGARGRYALTELDQEALFRPLTKWNRVIDTGASLPRTVRAAFRQMTTGRPGAAHLGLPFDVQKAPVDADDIWGDEQFGHFPAIRTAADRAAIEAAAEALLEAKRPLILCGGGPVISGARADVTALAERLGAVVATTISGQGAILDDNPYALGVVGSNGGSDETRAVLDEADLVVLVGCRAGSVTTERWRHPASGKQRIVHIDADPAVIGANYPTEVALIGDARLTLDALMQAVDQRLGSGTRKGEAARMAVARAKQAKFARFRALAASDDTPIRPERVVHELNELLPGDAVIVADPGTPCPYFSAYYELTDPRGRLISNRAHGALGYSLPGVLGAYYARPDTKCVAVMGDGSFGFNAGEMETLVRIGAPVTLVVFSNSAFGWIKAGQHSGFAERYFSVDFNRTDHARVAEAFGVKAWRVERPDALRPALAAALEHGGPTLVDIATQPLHEAAAPVTEWIA; encoded by the coding sequence ATGAACCGGCTTTCCGGCGCGGAAGCGCTCGTGCGCATGCTTCAGCTTCACGGCGTGGAGGTCATATTCGGCCTGTGCGGCGATACGAGCCTGCCCTTCTACGACGCGCTCCACAGGCTCGATCACGGCATGCGCCACGTGCTCACCCGCGACGAGCGCTCCGCGGCCTACATGGCCGATGTCTATGCCCGCGTCACCGGCAAGGTCGGCGTGTGCGAGGGCCCGAGCGGCGGCGGGGCGACCTATATCCTGCCCGGCGTCGTGGAGGCCAATGAGAGCTCGGTCGCCCTGCTCGCCATCACGACCGATATCGGCGTCGGCGCGCGCGGGCGCTACGCGCTGACCGAGCTCGATCAGGAGGCCCTGTTCCGCCCGCTCACCAAATGGAACAGGGTCATCGACACGGGTGCCTCGCTGCCGCGCACCGTGCGCGCCGCCTTCCGCCAGATGACGACGGGGCGGCCGGGCGCGGCCCATCTGGGCCTGCCCTTCGACGTCCAGAAGGCGCCGGTCGATGCCGACGACATATGGGGCGACGAGCAGTTCGGCCATTTCCCTGCCATCCGCACCGCGGCGGACCGTGCGGCCATCGAGGCGGCCGCGGAGGCGCTCCTGGAGGCGAAGCGCCCCCTCATCCTGTGCGGCGGCGGCCCGGTCATCTCCGGCGCACGCGCCGATGTGACGGCCCTTGCCGAACGGCTGGGCGCGGTGGTCGCGACGACCATCAGCGGCCAGGGCGCCATCCTCGACGACAATCCTTACGCGCTCGGCGTCGTCGGCTCCAATGGCGGCTCGGACGAGACCCGCGCCGTGCTGGACGAGGCCGATCTCGTGGTGCTCGTCGGCTGCCGCGCCGGCTCGGTGACGACGGAGCGCTGGCGCCATCCCGCCTCCGGCAAGCAGCGCATCGTCCATATCGATGCCGATCCCGCCGTGATCGGCGCCAACTATCCGACCGAGGTGGCGCTCATCGGCGATGCGCGGCTCACCCTCGACGCGCTGATGCAGGCGGTGGACCAGCGGCTCGGATCCGGGACCCGCAAGGGCGAGGCGGCGCGCATGGCGGTCGCCCGGGCGAAGCAGGCGAAGTTCGCGCGCTTCCGCGCCCTCGCCGCATCCGACGACACGCCGATCCGGCCGGAACGGGTGGTGCATGAGCTCAACGAGCTCCTGCCCGGCGATGCCGTCATCGTCGCCGATCCGGGCACGCCCTGCCCCTATTTCTCCGCCTATTACGAGCTTACCGATCCGCGCGGGCGCCTGATCTCCAACCGCGCCCACGGCGCGCTCGGCTATTCGCTGCCCGGCGTGCTGGGGGCCTATTACGCGCGCCCCGATACCAAATGCGTCGCCGTCATGGGCGACGGCAGCTTCGGCTTCAATGCCGGCGAGATGGAGACGCTGGTGCGCATCGGCGCGCCGGTCACATTGGTCGTCTTCTCCAACAGCGCCTTCGGCTGGATCAAGGCCGGCCAGCATTCCGGCTTCGCAGAGCGCTATTTCTCCGTCGACTTCAACCGCACGGACCATGCCCGCGTGGCGGAGGCCTTCGGCGTGAAGGCCTGGCGCGTCGAACGGCCGGACGCGCTTCGCCCGGCACTCGCCGCAGCGCTCGAGCATGGCGGCCCGACCCTCGTCGACATCGCCACCCAGCCCCTCCACGAGGCCGCCGCCCCGGTCACCGAATGGATCGCATGA
- a CDS encoding acyclic terpene utilization AtuA family protein, which produces MDSLKIICPNGHLGFAPLKVESFRLGVAAKPDFIAADSGSDDIGPVPLGSDGCASPKAWQEHDLEQMLLASREIGVPMIVGSAGDTGSDSRVDMYVQIIRDLAARHGLAPFKLGWFYSEVDKETVRAKIASGSPVQGLDARADLDEGELDATDRIVAVAGVHPYRALIEDGCDVIIGGRSSDSAIFAAAALSRGFPEAQAYYLGKVLECASFCAEPYGAKETVLGEITRDWVEVTAMHPGQRCTVASVAGHAMYERSNPFHEHVAGGVLDMTDCRYEQVAEKTTRVTGMRFAPADDFRVKLEGAGKIGERFVGMAGIRDPYTIAHVDEVIEWAREQTRERFGETGWALHYNVFGRDGVMGEMEPLRDRPGHELLIVVQGVAPTREMAEEVAMTGTRQLFYARLPDVKGTAGGVSFVFDEVMPASPGYRWTLNHTMAVDDPLELFPRHTETVGA; this is translated from the coding sequence ATGGACTCCCTCAAGATCATTTGCCCCAACGGCCATCTCGGTTTCGCGCCGCTCAAGGTCGAGAGCTTCCGCCTCGGCGTGGCGGCGAAGCCGGATTTCATCGCCGCCGATTCCGGAAGCGACGATATCGGCCCCGTTCCGCTCGGCAGCGATGGCTGCGCAAGCCCGAAGGCCTGGCAGGAGCACGATCTCGAGCAGATGCTCCTGGCGTCGCGGGAAATCGGCGTTCCGATGATCGTCGGTTCGGCCGGCGATACGGGGTCCGACAGCCGCGTCGACATGTATGTGCAGATCATCCGCGACCTTGCGGCAAGGCATGGGCTCGCGCCCTTCAAGCTCGGCTGGTTCTATTCGGAGGTCGACAAGGAGACGGTCAGGGCGAAGATCGCCTCCGGCTCGCCCGTGCAGGGGCTCGACGCGCGCGCGGATCTCGACGAGGGCGAACTCGACGCGACGGACCGGATCGTCGCGGTGGCCGGCGTGCATCCCTATCGCGCGCTCATCGAGGACGGGTGCGACGTCATCATCGGCGGGCGCTCCTCCGACAGCGCGATCTTCGCCGCCGCCGCCCTGTCGCGCGGCTTTCCCGAGGCGCAGGCCTACTATCTCGGCAAGGTCCTCGAATGCGCCTCGTTCTGCGCGGAACCATACGGCGCCAAGGAGACCGTGCTCGGAGAGATTACGCGGGACTGGGTGGAGGTGACGGCCATGCATCCCGGCCAGCGCTGCACGGTCGCCTCGGTGGCCGGACATGCCATGTACGAGCGCTCCAACCCGTTTCACGAGCATGTCGCCGGCGGTGTGCTCGACATGACCGACTGCCGCTACGAGCAGGTGGCGGAGAAGACGACGCGGGTGACCGGCATGCGGTTCGCTCCGGCGGACGACTTCCGCGTCAAGCTGGAGGGGGCGGGCAAGATCGGCGAGCGCTTCGTCGGCATGGCGGGCATTCGCGATCCCTATACGATCGCCCATGTCGACGAGGTGATCGAATGGGCGCGCGAGCAGACGCGCGAACGGTTCGGAGAGACGGGCTGGGCGCTTCACTACAACGTTTTCGGCCGCGACGGCGTCATGGGCGAGATGGAGCCCCTGCGCGACAGGCCCGGCCACGAGCTGCTCATCGTCGTGCAGGGCGTCGCTCCCACCAGGGAGATGGCCGAAGAGGTCGCCATGACCGGCACGCGCCAGCTCTTCTATGCCCGCCTGCCGGATGTGAAAGGAACCGCGGGGGGCGTCTCCTTCGTCTTCGACGAGGTCATGCCGGCGAGCCCGGGATATCGCTGGACGCTGAACCACACGATGGCGGTCGACGATCCGCTGGAGCTGTTCCCGCGGCATACCGAGACCGTCGGCGCCTGA